One Vicia villosa cultivar HV-30 ecotype Madison, WI unplaced genomic scaffold, Vvil1.0 ctg.000848F_1_1_3, whole genome shotgun sequence DNA window includes the following coding sequences:
- the LOC131631605 gene encoding uncharacterized protein LOC131631605: MSFLVEKAQEFADKGIWEAFNAILAALIYGIVMFPNIHKFVDLAAVCLFMDKNPIPTLLADTYYSIHSRHGKRGAIRGCLPLLYKWFKSHLPASGPFVTSTQKCSQRIMGLTANDIVWYQFRTGISEVIIRCGNFGNVPLIGTKGCINYNPILALRQLGYTMKSGPSDREIYQSVYFERGADPVALEEIRKAWNNIHIGERSTLGAKNAIAMEPYTDWVKERVKTLLLPFPRVPLLYAQPPKISETMVSRERFDQVRVANLRLKEKDRDMDLKRYFLKQTKNELARELKTLKGESSQARKRVRTEKDGKAVVAPTEDPQKVIEKAIKEEKEKLRREYQEDLKAHKLRLEKETKSPPDLLDGVSIALYIETLLCVFEPTRLRGLL; encoded by the exons ATGAGTTTCCTGGTTGAAAAAGCTCAAGAATTTGCCGACAAAGGAATTTGGGAGGCTTTCAATGCTATTTTGGCCGCTCTGATCTATGGAATTGTGATGTTTCCcaacattcacaagttcgttgattTGGCTGCTGTATGTCTTTTTATGGACAAGAATCCAATACCCACCCTATTGGCTGACACATATTATTCCATTCACTCTCGGCATGGTAAAAGAGGGGCTATTAGAGGTTGCTTGCCGCTGTTATATAAATGGTTCAAATCTCACTTGCCTGCTAGTGGTCCGTTTGTTACCTCTACTCAGAAATGTTCTCAGAGAATCATGGGACTTACTGCAAACGATATCGTATGGTATCAATTCCGAACAGGCATATCTGAAGTCATTATTAGGTGCGGAAACTTTGGTAACGTCCCGCTCATTGGGACAAAAGGATGTATTAATTACAACCCAATTCTAGCCCTTCGTCAGCTGGGTTATACCATGAAGAGTGGGCCTTCGGATAGGGAGATTTACCAATCTGTGTACTTTGAGAGGGGAGCTGACCCTGTAGCGCTTGAGGAAATCAGGAAAGCCTGGAATAACATTCATATAGGTGAGAGATCCACTCTGGGAGCCAAGAATGCCATTGCTATGGAGCCCTATACCGATTGGGTTAAGGAGAGAGTCAAGACACTTTTGTTACCATTCCCGAGGGTCCCTCTCTTGTATGCACAACCTCCGAAGATATCAGAAACTATGGTATCAAGAGAACGTTTTGACCAGGTCCGCGTCGCCAATTTGAGACTGAAAGAGAAAGATAGGGATATGGATTTGAAGCGCTATTTCCTTAAACAGACAAAGAATGAACTGGCCCGTGAACTTAAAACTCTCAAAGGAGAGTCTTCTCAAGCCAGGAAGAGAGTTAGAACTGAAAAGGACGGAAAAGCTGTTGTTGCTCCTACTGAAGACCCTCAAAAGGTTATAGAAAAGGCTataaaggaagaaaaagagaagCTCAGACGAGAGTATCAAGAAGACCTGAAAGCCCACAAGCTCCGACTGGAGAAAGAAACCAA ATCACCACCAgatttgttggatggggtctctattgctctttatattgaaACATTGTTATGTGTGTTTGAACCTACTCGCCTTAGGGGGCtattatga